One window from the genome of Candidatus Binataceae bacterium encodes:
- a CDS encoding 6-carboxytetrahydropterin synthase — protein sequence MASGFSIYVAKENLKFSAAHFIAYPGFREPLHGHNYQVGVRVEGRLSPTGYVLDFGLVKRLTKAIVDRLDEHTLIPAQSDCLRIERLDNGQVRIRYGEEEFRLPAADACMLPIAHSSAEELARYIWNELCAALKAQHALDAVVTLEISVAEAPGQLASYRAEVSGR from the coding sequence GTGGCGTCAGGATTCTCGATCTACGTGGCGAAGGAGAACCTGAAGTTTTCCGCCGCGCACTTTATCGCCTACCCGGGCTTCCGCGAGCCGCTGCATGGCCATAACTACCAGGTCGGAGTGCGCGTCGAGGGGCGGCTGTCACCGACGGGCTACGTGCTCGACTTCGGCCTCGTCAAGCGCCTTACGAAAGCGATCGTGGACCGGCTCGACGAGCATACGCTGATACCGGCACAGAGCGATTGCCTGCGGATCGAACGGCTGGACAACGGGCAAGTACGAATCCGCTATGGCGAGGAGGAGTTTCGGCTGCCGGCGGCGGACGCCTGCATGCTGCCGATCGCGCACAGTTCGGCCGAGGAACTGGCGCGTTATATCTGGAACGAACTGTGCGCGGCGCTTAAGGCGCAGCACGCGCTCGACGCCGTCGTCACGCTGGAAATTTCCGTCGCCGAGGCTCCCGGACAGCTCGCCAGCTATCGCGCCGAAGTGAGCGGACGATAG
- a CDS encoding UvrD-helicase domain-containing protein, with translation MNEAPDRETAESGSLAHATGGALADQRARDRIRNDLDATLIVEAAAGTGKTTALVHRIVAALAQGRAELGRIVAVTFTEKAAGELKLRLRAEIESARGDRARGAAERGRLSDALRQLEEARIGTIHSFCADLLRERPVEARVDPMFEVAADDVAAELFDGAFDRWFEQALGAPGPGLRRLLRRRDAFDRDGPRPAIRAAAWELLQWRDFSAPWARQEFDRDSAIDGLVEEIRALGALAARGEPDDWLRKALEEIARPINEATRLESVRGRDYDALEAALLALLRGGDGRWRWRGYGEEFAGEARAAVIARRAALRARLERFRDAAGANLAPLLREELWPLRGFYEEAKRHAGVVDFIDLLLIARDLVRGNASVRADLQARISRIFVDEFQDTDPLQAELLLLLAADDPAESDWRRVRPAPGKLFIVGDPKQSIYRFRRADVAFYQEVKRRLLERGAELEHLTVSFRATPELQRAINAAFAPLMPAESASQPAYSPLDRFRDDCPTQPATVVLPVPAPLNERGYVTKRQIDESLPDAVGAFVRWLVEESGWTVTERDAPARRVAIRPRHICVLFRRFTSFGRDVTRPYVRALEARHIPHVLIKGGSFNAREEVEAIRNALGAIERPDDELAVFATLRGPLFALDDAALLSFRHAVGSLHPFRRLPAELPPALAEVSGALKVLRELSRGRNRRPIAETIARLLAEVRAHAALAIWPTGEQALANVMRLMDLARRYEVRRAARSFRGFVEELEARAEREESADAPVVEEGAEGVRIMTVHRAKGLEFPVVLLADLTCNETAGEAHRWVDPERGLCALRLGGHAPRELLDHAEEEIRRDREEAIRLLYVAATRARDLLIVPAVGSAPHDGWLGKLAPVIYPAEKDWRAPLETTPLGCPAFGDDTLMVRPPKAPPKSRVVAPGLHRPQAGDHRVVWWDPSRLRLDVRETMGLRQSRLLTADEGARVASQGAEEHARWQERRARVRAEGATETFKVVAATELAARIVESDARPAWLGDPARIEFVQVERNCARPRGARFGSLVHAMLSRVALDADAQAIAEAAHFFARMLGADDAEVAAACEAVATALRSPLIRAAAAAGAALRRECALVMKTEDGLTIEGVADLAFPERADGCQRWVVVDFKTEADIAPRLEEYRVQLLIYLRAIAEATGASARGVVMLV, from the coding sequence ATGAACGAAGCGCCCGATCGCGAGACGGCCGAGAGCGGCTCGCTTGCGCATGCCACCGGCGGGGCGCTTGCCGATCAGCGCGCGCGCGATCGTATCCGCAATGATCTCGACGCGACCCTGATCGTCGAGGCCGCCGCGGGCACCGGCAAGACCACCGCGCTGGTTCATCGGATCGTCGCCGCGCTCGCCCAGGGACGCGCCGAGCTCGGGCGGATCGTCGCGGTCACCTTCACCGAGAAGGCCGCCGGCGAGCTGAAGCTGCGTCTGCGCGCTGAGATCGAGAGCGCCCGCGGCGACCGGGCGCGCGGCGCGGCCGAGCGCGGACGCCTTTCCGACGCGCTGCGGCAGCTCGAAGAGGCGCGCATCGGCACGATCCATTCCTTCTGCGCCGACCTTTTGCGCGAGCGGCCGGTCGAGGCGCGCGTCGATCCCATGTTCGAGGTCGCGGCCGACGACGTCGCCGCCGAACTCTTCGACGGCGCGTTCGACCGCTGGTTCGAGCAGGCGCTGGGCGCGCCCGGTCCGGGCCTGCGCCGCCTGCTGCGTCGGCGCGACGCCTTCGATCGCGACGGTCCGCGGCCCGCGATTCGGGCCGCAGCGTGGGAGCTTTTGCAATGGCGCGACTTCAGCGCGCCATGGGCGCGTCAGGAGTTCGATCGCGATTCCGCAATCGATGGCCTAGTCGAGGAGATTCGCGCGCTCGGCGCGCTGGCGGCGCGCGGCGAACCGGACGATTGGTTGCGCAAGGCGCTCGAGGAAATCGCGCGCCCGATCAACGAGGCGACCCGGCTCGAGAGCGTGCGCGGCCGCGACTACGACGCGCTCGAGGCTGCGCTGCTTGCACTCCTGCGGGGTGGCGACGGGCGCTGGCGCTGGCGTGGATACGGCGAGGAGTTCGCCGGCGAGGCGCGCGCCGCGGTGATCGCGCGGCGCGCCGCGCTGCGCGCACGGCTGGAGCGTTTCCGCGACGCTGCGGGCGCCAATCTCGCGCCGCTCCTGCGCGAGGAGTTGTGGCCGCTCAGAGGCTTTTACGAGGAGGCCAAGCGGCATGCCGGCGTCGTTGACTTCATCGACCTGCTGCTCATCGCGCGCGACCTCGTGCGCGGCAACGCTTCCGTGCGCGCCGACCTTCAGGCGCGCATAAGCCGCATCTTCGTTGACGAGTTCCAGGACACCGATCCGCTCCAGGCCGAACTCCTGCTTCTGCTCGCCGCCGACGATCCTGCCGAAAGCGACTGGCGGCGCGTGCGCCCGGCGCCGGGCAAGCTCTTCATCGTGGGCGATCCCAAGCAGTCGATCTATCGCTTCCGGCGCGCCGACGTGGCGTTCTACCAGGAGGTCAAGCGCCGCCTGCTGGAGCGCGGCGCCGAGCTCGAGCATCTCACGGTCAGCTTCCGCGCGACACCCGAGCTTCAGCGCGCGATCAACGCCGCCTTCGCGCCCCTGATGCCGGCCGAGTCGGCGAGCCAGCCCGCTTACTCGCCGCTCGATCGCTTTCGCGACGACTGCCCGACGCAGCCGGCGACCGTCGTGCTGCCGGTGCCCGCGCCGCTCAACGAGCGCGGCTACGTGACCAAGCGGCAGATCGACGAGTCGCTGCCCGACGCGGTCGGCGCCTTCGTCCGCTGGCTGGTCGAGGAAAGCGGATGGACGGTAACCGAGCGCGACGCGCCGGCGCGGCGCGTCGCGATCCGCCCGCGGCACATCTGCGTGCTCTTCCGGCGCTTCACGAGCTTCGGGCGCGACGTGACGCGTCCCTACGTGCGCGCGTTGGAGGCGCGCCATATCCCCCATGTGCTCATCAAGGGCGGCTCGTTCAATGCGCGCGAGGAGGTCGAGGCCATACGCAACGCGCTCGGCGCGATCGAGCGGCCCGACGATGAGCTGGCCGTCTTCGCGACCCTGCGCGGCCCGCTCTTCGCGCTCGACGACGCCGCGCTGCTCTCCTTCCGCCATGCCGTCGGCTCGCTCCATCCGTTCCGCAGGCTGCCCGCCGAGCTGCCGCCCGCGCTGGCCGAGGTCAGCGGCGCCCTCAAGGTGCTGCGCGAGCTCAGCCGCGGCCGCAACCGCCGTCCGATCGCCGAGACTATCGCGCGTCTGCTCGCCGAAGTGCGGGCCCACGCGGCGTTGGCGATCTGGCCCACCGGCGAACAGGCGCTGGCCAACGTGATGCGCCTGATGGATCTCGCACGGCGTTACGAGGTGCGGCGCGCCGCGCGCTCGTTTCGCGGCTTCGTCGAGGAGCTCGAGGCGCGCGCCGAGCGCGAGGAAAGCGCCGACGCGCCGGTGGTCGAGGAAGGCGCCGAGGGCGTGCGGATCATGACCGTCCATCGCGCCAAGGGCCTCGAATTCCCGGTGGTCCTGCTCGCCGACCTGACCTGCAACGAGACCGCCGGCGAAGCCCATCGATGGGTCGATCCGGAGCGCGGGCTGTGCGCGCTGCGCCTCGGCGGCCATGCCCCCCGCGAACTGCTCGACCACGCCGAGGAGGAGATCCGCCGCGACCGCGAGGAGGCGATACGCCTGCTTTACGTTGCCGCGACGCGCGCGCGCGACTTGTTGATCGTGCCGGCGGTCGGATCCGCGCCGCATGATGGATGGCTCGGCAAGCTTGCTCCGGTGATCTACCCGGCCGAGAAGGACTGGCGCGCGCCGCTGGAAACCACGCCGCTCGGATGTCCCGCGTTTGGGGACGATACGCTGATGGTCCGTCCGCCCAAGGCGCCGCCCAAGTCGCGCGTGGTTGCCCCCGGGCTTCATCGCCCACAGGCCGGCGACCATCGCGTCGTCTGGTGGGATCCGTCGCGGCTCAGGCTCGACGTGCGCGAGACGATGGGGCTCAGGCAAAGCCGGCTGCTGACGGCCGACGAGGGCGCGCGGGTTGCCTCGCAGGGTGCCGAGGAGCATGCGCGATGGCAGGAACGGCGCGCGCGCGTGCGCGCCGAGGGCGCGACCGAAACGTTCAAAGTAGTGGCCGCAACCGAGCTTGCGGCGCGAATCGTCGAGAGCGACGCACGGCCCGCGTGGCTTGGCGACCCGGCCCGAATCGAATTCGTGCAAGTCGAGCGCAATTGCGCCCGTCCGCGCGGCGCGCGTTTCGGCTCGCTGGTCCACGCGATGCTCTCGCGCGTCGCGCTCGACGCCGACGCGCAGGCGATCGCGGAGGCCGCGCACTTCTTCGCCCGGATGCTCGGCGCCGACGACGCCGAAGTCGCGGCCGCATGCGAGGCCGTCGCGACGGCGCTCCGTTCACCGCTGATCCGCGCGGCGGCCGCCGCTGGCGCAGCGTTGCGCCGCGAGTGCGCTCTCGTGATGAAGACCGAAGACGGCCTCACAATCGAGGGCGTCGCGGACCTCGCCTTTCCCGAGCGTGCGGACGGGTGCCAGCGATGGGTGGTGGTGGACTTCAAGACCGAGGCCGACATCGCGCCGCGTCTGGAAGAATATCGAGTGCAGCTCCTGATCTACCTGCGCGCGATCGCCGAGGCGACGGGCGCATCGGCGCGCGGCGTCGTGATGCTGGTTTGA